The following are from one region of the Erwinia billingiae Eb661 genome:
- a CDS encoding ABC transporter substrate-binding protein — protein MNNMRKTTHSLIALMLAGTSFSTLAEEKFTFLTNWYAQAEHGGFYQAQAKGLYKNAGLDVSIKMGGPQVNVMQLMAAGQADCTLGDNGQALETWQAGVHAMTVATVFQHSPTVFISHDKVSKGEELKDKTFLLATEAYTSFWPWAKSNLGLANAKIRPYTFSVQPFLADNNLVQQGYVTSEPFSVQKGGKPFYVYPLSDWGYPPYGNSIICMADTVKNHPTAVAAFIKASMEGWKEYLQDPTAGNVLITKANPRMGADQIAFGIAQMKKYELVTGGDAQTGGIGIITEPRLKETWDMLVKNKLIAADKVPFEQTYTLDLIKDAKVMP, from the coding sequence ATGAATAACATGCGCAAAACCACCCATAGCCTGATTGCCCTGATGCTGGCCGGAACCTCTTTTTCCACCCTGGCAGAAGAAAAATTCACCTTCCTTACCAACTGGTACGCTCAGGCAGAACACGGCGGCTTTTATCAGGCGCAGGCCAAAGGGTTGTACAAAAATGCCGGGCTGGACGTCAGCATCAAGATGGGCGGCCCGCAGGTCAATGTGATGCAGCTGATGGCCGCCGGCCAGGCGGACTGTACGCTGGGCGACAACGGTCAGGCGCTGGAGACCTGGCAGGCCGGTGTGCATGCGATGACCGTCGCGACGGTGTTCCAGCACTCGCCAACGGTGTTTATCAGCCATGACAAGGTCAGCAAAGGCGAGGAATTAAAAGATAAAACCTTCCTGCTGGCCACCGAGGCCTATACCTCGTTCTGGCCATGGGCTAAAAGCAATCTGGGCCTGGCCAACGCCAAAATTCGTCCTTACACCTTCAGCGTGCAGCCTTTCCTCGCGGACAATAATTTAGTCCAGCAGGGCTACGTCACCTCCGAGCCGTTCTCGGTGCAAAAAGGCGGCAAGCCATTCTACGTCTACCCGCTCAGCGACTGGGGCTACCCGCCGTACGGCAACTCGATTATCTGTATGGCCGACACGGTGAAAAATCACCCGACGGCGGTCGCGGCCTTTATTAAGGCGTCGATGGAAGGCTGGAAAGAGTATCTGCAGGACCCGACCGCCGGCAACGTGCTGATCACCAAGGCCAACCCGCGAATGGGTGCCGATCAAATTGCCTTTGGCATCGCGCAGATGAAGAAATATGAGCTGGTGACCGGCGGCGACGCACAAACCGGCGGCATTGGCATCATCACCGAACCGCGTCTGAAAGAGACCTGGGATATGTTGGTGAAAAACAAACTGATCGCCGCCGATAAAGTGCCGTTTGAACAGACCTATACCCTCGACCTGATTAAAGACGCGAAGGTTATGCCATGA
- a CDS encoding ABC transporter ATP-binding protein: protein MNSAPKLTVMSEVRAPSAPPQPAIEVLSAEKIYSNGTRALLPVNLTINQGEFITLLGPSGCGKSTLLKMVAGLIEPTDGKLMLWRRDSREKAQEPLSFVFQEATLMPWCNVHNNVRLPLDLAGVPRAEANTRVSEALELVGLGKFAKVLPRELSGGMQMRVSIARGLVTRPKLLLMDEPFGALDEITRNKLDSDLLRLWREQGLTVVFVTHSIHEAVFLSQRVIMMAARPGRVVEDIAITEPFPRSEDFRVSPAFSVYAKRLQDSLLQASQSGKE from the coding sequence ATGAATTCAGCCCCTAAACTGACCGTGATGAGTGAGGTGCGCGCGCCCAGCGCGCCGCCGCAGCCCGCCATTGAGGTGCTGTCGGCGGAGAAGATCTACAGCAACGGCACCCGCGCGTTATTGCCGGTCAATCTGACCATCAACCAGGGTGAATTTATCACCCTGCTTGGCCCCTCTGGCTGCGGCAAAAGTACGCTGCTGAAGATGGTGGCCGGGCTGATTGAACCGACCGACGGCAAGCTGATGTTGTGGCGGCGTGACAGCCGTGAAAAGGCGCAGGAGCCGCTGTCGTTTGTCTTCCAGGAAGCGACGCTGATGCCGTGGTGCAACGTGCATAACAACGTGCGCCTGCCGCTCGATCTGGCCGGCGTGCCGCGCGCAGAAGCCAACACCCGCGTCAGTGAAGCGCTGGAGCTGGTGGGGCTGGGCAAGTTTGCCAAAGTCCTGCCGCGAGAGCTGTCCGGCGGCATGCAGATGCGCGTGTCGATTGCGCGCGGGCTGGTCACACGGCCTAAGCTGCTGCTGATGGACGAACCGTTCGGCGCACTCGACGAAATCACCCGTAACAAGCTGGACAGCGATCTGCTGCGTCTGTGGCGCGAACAGGGCCTGACGGTGGTGTTCGTCACCCACTCCATTCACGAAGCGGTGTTTCTGTCGCAGCGGGTGATCATGATGGCGGCACGGCCTGGCCGTGTGGTGGAGGATATCGCGATTACCGAACCCTTCCCGCGCAGTGAAGACTTCCGCGTCAGCCCGGCATTTTCGGTTTATGCCAAACGCCTGCAGGACAGCCTTCTGCAAGCCAGCCAGTCAGGAAAGGAGTAA
- a CDS encoding ABC transporter permease — protein sequence MQTQRSTPWASNPTFRKILYPAVVAVVVILLWQGWVSYFKIPQFLVPSPVVMLQSLWTNFGSLMMSLLFTLKITLISFVLSIVIGCAVAFVLVQNRFVETALFPYIVFLQVTPIVAIAPLIIIWVKDTTLSLVVCSTLMAVFPIISNTTQGLRSVSPGLLSYFQLSHASRLQILVRLRIPSALPYFFGALRISSGLSLIGAVVAEFVAGTGGNNTGLAYQILQAGYQLDIPLMFAALLLISLTGIALFGVMSWISRRALSAWHESEAVQSH from the coding sequence ATGCAGACGCAACGATCAACGCCCTGGGCCAGCAACCCGACCTTCCGTAAAATCCTCTACCCGGCGGTGGTCGCCGTAGTGGTGATCCTGCTGTGGCAGGGCTGGGTCAGCTATTTCAAAATCCCGCAGTTCCTCGTGCCGTCGCCGGTGGTGATGCTGCAAAGCCTGTGGACCAACTTTGGTTCGCTGATGATGTCGCTGCTGTTCACGCTGAAAATCACCCTGATCTCCTTTGTGCTGTCGATCGTCATCGGCTGCGCGGTGGCCTTTGTGCTGGTGCAGAACCGCTTTGTTGAAACGGCGCTGTTCCCGTACATCGTGTTTCTGCAGGTGACGCCGATTGTGGCGATCGCGCCGCTGATCATCATCTGGGTGAAAGACACCACGCTGTCGTTAGTGGTCTGCTCGACGCTGATGGCGGTGTTCCCGATCATTTCCAACACCACCCAGGGGTTACGCAGCGTGTCGCCGGGCCTGCTGAGCTATTTCCAGCTGAGCCATGCCAGCCGCCTGCAAATCCTGGTGCGCCTGCGCATTCCCTCTGCCCTGCCGTACTTTTTCGGCGCGCTGCGCATCTCCAGCGGACTGTCGCTGATCGGCGCGGTAGTGGCCGAGTTTGTGGCGGGCACCGGTGGCAACAACACCGGGCTGGCCTATCAGATTTTACAGGCAGGTTATCAGCTGGATATTCCGCTGATGTTTGCCGCGCTGCTGTTGATTTCGTTAACCGGGATCGCGCTGTTTGGCGTGATGTCGTGGATTTCCCGGCGCGCCCTCAGCGCCTGGCATGAAAGCGAAGCCGTGCAATCTCACTAA
- a CDS encoding FAD-binding oxidoreductase codes for MDSEQRKNAVEQMLLALPDLEWTLQAPKVKRLSRDFHWFSPVLKQQLENKQADAVVRPRNEEELSLLVKACVQHGLPLILRGGATGNYGQLVPLQGGILVDMTAFNQVVELGEGRVRAQAGIRLAEIETVTRPEGWELRCMPSTYRLATLGGLYGGGFGGIGSINYGPLGAPGNVLSVKVMTMEAEPRILSVPAPQALLLHHAYGSNGIVLEVELALAPVHQWIERLDVFDDFTDALDYANAFARSPGLVKRQLALFAAPIPSYFTHLNGNYRATQHAVISVIAEQSEGLCSGLLEKYRGQNAVRQTANEAREANASLMEYCWNHTTLHALKVDSTLTYLQTAFNYSTYRQQIIAMAELFGDEVISHIEFLRDNDSNITASGLQLIRYSSEERLNEIMQIFRDNDVKINNPHVFTIEEGKQGEIKAEVVSVKKALDPAGLLNPGKLQGWDVRDTLELPSDPLSLNK; via the coding sequence ATGGACAGTGAACAACGTAAGAACGCCGTAGAGCAGATGCTGCTGGCGCTTCCCGACCTCGAGTGGACGCTTCAGGCCCCCAAGGTCAAACGTCTTTCGCGCGATTTTCACTGGTTCAGCCCGGTGCTGAAGCAGCAGCTGGAAAACAAGCAGGCCGATGCGGTGGTTCGCCCGCGCAATGAAGAAGAGCTCAGCCTGCTGGTCAAGGCCTGCGTGCAGCACGGCCTGCCGCTGATATTACGCGGTGGCGCAACCGGCAACTACGGTCAGCTGGTGCCGCTACAGGGCGGCATTCTGGTCGATATGACCGCGTTTAATCAGGTGGTGGAACTAGGTGAAGGCCGCGTGCGGGCGCAGGCGGGGATCCGTCTGGCCGAGATTGAAACGGTGACCCGTCCTGAGGGCTGGGAGCTGCGCTGTATGCCGTCGACCTATCGGCTGGCGACGCTGGGTGGACTGTATGGCGGCGGCTTTGGCGGCATCGGCTCAATCAACTATGGCCCGCTGGGCGCACCCGGCAACGTGCTGAGCGTGAAAGTGATGACCATGGAAGCCGAGCCGCGCATCCTCAGCGTTCCCGCGCCGCAGGCCTTGCTGCTGCATCATGCTTACGGCAGCAACGGCATCGTGCTGGAAGTCGAGCTGGCGCTGGCGCCGGTGCATCAGTGGATTGAGCGGCTGGATGTGTTCGACGACTTTACCGATGCGCTGGACTATGCCAATGCCTTTGCCCGCTCGCCAGGGCTGGTGAAACGCCAGCTTGCCCTGTTCGCCGCACCAATCCCGAGCTATTTCACCCATCTGAACGGCAACTACCGGGCCACGCAACATGCGGTGATCAGCGTGATTGCGGAGCAAAGTGAAGGCCTGTGCAGCGGACTGTTAGAAAAGTATCGCGGCCAGAATGCCGTGCGCCAGACGGCGAACGAGGCGCGTGAAGCCAACGCCTCGCTGATGGAATATTGCTGGAACCACACCACGCTGCATGCGCTGAAAGTGGACAGCACCCTGACCTATTTGCAGACGGCGTTCAATTATTCCACCTATCGCCAACAAATTATTGCGATGGCGGAATTGTTCGGCGATGAAGTTATTTCCCATATTGAATTCCTGCGTGACAACGATAGCAATATCACTGCCAGCGGATTACAATTAATTCGCTATTCCAGTGAAGAAAGATTGAACGAAATAATGCAGATATTCCGCGATAATGATGTAAAAATAAACAATCCGCATGTCTTTACCATTGAAGAAGGTAAGCAAGGGGAAATTAAGGCCGAGGTGGTTTCAGTTAAAAAGGCGCTGGACCCGGCAGGACTGCTCAACCCAGGCAAGCTGCAGGGTTGGGACGTGCGCGACACGCTGGAATTACCAAGCGATCCGCTGTCACTGAATAAATGA
- a CDS encoding OprD family porin produces MKTKKVNFALKLGALVVSQALLMGHALAAAPVSDCDAGVADSLTEMFTCGSVHGSLRSLYYSTHNAYFSPGYSQDTVSYGGSVKYATAEYYGLSLGVSGILQRGISHNDDHLIGELGPNETGVGEAYLSWHYQDFRITAGDQRINIPFIGDYDWRITPILFRGVDANYGDSDNFLHATKITRYKPWGDDQFLDTTAYTDADGRTNGMWGIGGGRALKLDDKKLTGQLWYEEYNNYTKMVYADSFLSWSENPLQPKIGVQFIRGLSQGDALAGEVNSTSYGAQYAMNFVPSLRWSLNWDHIAASENAYGNGALVTPYAHNTSSGQYFAQPFFTSTQDLGSGNAYSTDLNWTANSNISLGSRYSFMDLTASAGASSSNQSEYLIYGTYSFDGVLKGLSLTDFVGVQTTSTSDKNFWQNRLALEYDF; encoded by the coding sequence ATGAAAACAAAGAAGGTCAACTTTGCGCTAAAGTTGGGTGCACTCGTCGTCTCTCAGGCTTTATTAATGGGTCACGCGCTGGCCGCGGCACCGGTTTCGGATTGTGATGCCGGCGTGGCCGATTCACTGACCGAAATGTTTACCTGCGGCTCGGTCCATGGCAGCCTGCGCAGCCTCTATTATTCCACCCACAACGCCTATTTCTCACCGGGCTATTCGCAGGACACCGTCAGCTACGGTGGCAGCGTGAAGTACGCCACGGCGGAATATTATGGCCTGAGCCTCGGCGTCAGCGGCATTTTGCAACGCGGCATCTCGCATAACGATGACCACTTGATCGGTGAACTGGGGCCAAACGAGACCGGCGTCGGCGAAGCCTATCTGAGCTGGCACTATCAGGACTTCCGTATCACCGCCGGTGACCAGCGTATCAATATCCCGTTTATCGGCGACTACGACTGGCGCATCACCCCGATCCTGTTCCGGGGTGTGGACGCCAATTATGGCGACAGCGACAACTTCCTGCACGCCACCAAAATTACCCGCTATAAACCCTGGGGTGACGATCAGTTCCTCGACACCACCGCCTACACCGACGCCGATGGCCGCACCAACGGCATGTGGGGCATCGGCGGCGGACGTGCCCTGAAGCTGGATGATAAAAAGCTGACCGGCCAGCTGTGGTACGAGGAATACAATAACTACACCAAGATGGTTTACGCCGACAGCTTCCTGTCGTGGTCGGAAAATCCGTTGCAGCCCAAAATTGGCGTGCAGTTTATTCGCGGCCTGAGTCAGGGCGATGCGCTGGCCGGCGAAGTAAACAGCACCAGCTACGGCGCGCAGTATGCGATGAATTTTGTACCTTCATTGCGCTGGTCACTGAACTGGGACCATATCGCCGCCAGTGAGAATGCCTATGGCAACGGCGCGCTGGTGACGCCTTATGCCCATAACACCTCGTCCGGCCAGTATTTTGCCCAACCGTTCTTCACCAGTACCCAGGATTTGGGGAGCGGCAACGCCTACTCCACCGATCTGAACTGGACCGCCAACAGCAATATTTCCCTCGGCAGCCGCTACTCGTTTATGGATTTGACCGCCAGCGCCGGCGCGTCCAGCAGCAATCAGTCGGAGTACCTGATTTACGGCACCTACAGCTTTGATGGCGTGCTGAAAGGGCTGAGCCTGACCGACTTTGTCGGCGTGCAAACCACCTCGACCTCTGACAAGAACTTCTGGCAGAACCGCTTAGCGTTAGAATATGATTTCTAA
- the tenA gene encoding thiaminase II: MSDNMFSRGLYGQLRQQAAADWQHYVNHPFLQQLAQGTLPESAFRLYLTQDYLFLIHFARAYALLVSKFRTLPEMRAATASLNAIVAELPLHVGYCTQWGISESQMRNEQEAPETLNYTRYVLDIGQSGDALDLLAALLPCVAGYAEIGLGLLHNPATVTEGNPYRSWIANYGDENYLASVQRAIDLLETVGVQRGAQSRLPELSTIFTTATRLESAFWQMGLNASLSNVV, encoded by the coding sequence ATGTCTGACAACATGTTTTCCCGTGGTCTTTATGGCCAGCTTCGCCAGCAGGCCGCGGCTGACTGGCAGCACTACGTTAACCACCCTTTTCTTCAGCAGTTGGCCCAGGGCACGCTGCCTGAAAGCGCGTTTCGGCTTTATCTGACCCAGGACTACCTGTTCCTGATCCATTTCGCCCGCGCCTATGCCCTGCTGGTCAGCAAGTTCCGAACCTTGCCAGAAATGCGTGCCGCCACCGCCTCGCTGAACGCCATCGTCGCCGAGCTGCCGCTGCATGTCGGTTACTGCACGCAGTGGGGCATCAGCGAAAGCCAGATGCGCAATGAACAGGAAGCGCCCGAAACCCTCAACTACACCCGCTATGTGCTGGATATCGGCCAGTCCGGCGATGCGCTGGATCTGCTGGCCGCGCTGCTTCCCTGCGTGGCGGGCTATGCCGAAATAGGCCTCGGCTTGCTGCACAATCCCGCCACCGTCACCGAAGGCAATCCCTACCGCTCGTGGATCGCCAACTACGGCGATGAAAACTATCTGGCCAGCGTACAGCGGGCGATTGACCTGCTGGAAACGGTCGGGGTTCAGCGCGGCGCACAGAGCCGTCTGCCGGAGCTTTCAACCATCTTCACCACCGCCACCCGTCTGGAAAGCGCCTTCTGGCAGATGGGCCTGAATGCCAGTTTGAGTAACGTGGTATGA
- a CDS encoding ABC transporter ATP-binding protein codes for MNSHDIARGVIPPGIQVRDLTLRYGARTVFEQLNIDIRGGQFAAMLGASGVGKTSLLKIIAGLAQPTAGTVTGSDGLPVPGRVAYMGQKDLLYPWLTVRENISLASRLRGEKPDREWADELTDRVGLSGYGDSLPAALSGGMRQRAALARTLYQRQPMVLMDEPFSALDAITRTSIQTLASMLLTGHTVLLITHDPLEACRLSHQLLVLSAAGIDDSHQIAGLPPRAPDDRHLLQSQGELLQQLTRAAG; via the coding sequence ATGAACAGTCATGACATTGCCCGCGGCGTGATCCCGCCGGGGATTCAGGTTCGCGATCTGACCCTGCGCTACGGCGCACGGACGGTGTTTGAGCAGTTGAACATTGATATCCGCGGTGGGCAGTTTGCTGCGATGCTCGGTGCCAGCGGCGTCGGCAAAACCAGTCTGCTGAAGATCATTGCCGGGCTGGCGCAGCCGACGGCAGGCACGGTCACCGGCAGCGACGGTCTGCCGGTTCCGGGACGCGTGGCTTATATGGGGCAGAAAGATCTGCTCTATCCATGGCTAACCGTCCGCGAGAATATCAGCCTCGCCTCACGCCTGCGTGGCGAGAAGCCCGACCGCGAATGGGCTGACGAACTGACGGATCGCGTCGGCTTAAGCGGCTATGGCGACAGCCTGCCTGCCGCGCTGTCCGGCGGCATGCGGCAGCGTGCCGCGCTGGCCCGCACGCTTTATCAGCGTCAGCCGATGGTGCTGATGGATGAGCCCTTTTCAGCGCTGGATGCCATTACCCGCACCAGTATCCAGACGCTGGCCTCAATGTTACTGACCGGCCACACGGTGTTACTGATCACCCACGATCCGCTGGAAGCCTGCCGCCTTAGCCACCAGCTGTTGGTGCTGTCTGCCGCCGGGATTGATGATTCCCATCAGATTGCCGGACTGCCGCCCCGGGCCCCTGACGATCGGCACCTGTTGCAGAGCCAGGGTGAATTACTGCAACAGCTGACCCGGGCGGCAGGATGA